One Nocardioidaceae bacterium SCSIO 66511 genomic window carries:
- the bcp gene encoding thioredoxin-dependent thiol peroxidase, with protein MPDSPNRRLAPGDQAPDFTLPDDTGEQVSLASLRGGKVIVYFYPAAMTPGCTKQACDFTDSLDSLQAHGYTVLGISPDAPDKLAKFRERDGLTIRLLSDPDKTVLTAYGAFGEKKLYGKVVEGVIRSTFVVGEAGEIELAQYNVRATGHVAKLKRDLGLA; from the coding sequence ATGCCGGACTCACCGAACCGACGTCTCGCACCTGGCGACCAGGCGCCCGACTTCACCCTGCCCGACGACACCGGCGAGCAGGTTTCGCTGGCGTCGCTGCGCGGCGGCAAGGTGATCGTGTACTTCTACCCGGCAGCCATGACCCCGGGGTGCACGAAGCAGGCATGCGACTTCACCGACTCGCTTGACTCGCTGCAGGCACATGGCTACACGGTGCTCGGCATCTCCCCCGACGCACCGGACAAGCTGGCGAAGTTCCGCGAGCGCGACGGGCTGACGATCAGGCTGCTGTCCGACCCGGACAAGACGGTGCTCACGGCGTACGGCGCCTTCGGTGAGAAGAAGCTGTACGGCAAGGTCGTCGAAGGGGTCATCCGCTCGACGTTCGTCGTCGGCGAGGCCGGCGAGATCGAGCTCGCGCAGTACAACGTACGCGCAACCGGCCACGTCGCGAAGCTGAAGCGAGACCTGGGGCTGGCGTAG
- a CDS encoding DUF3618 domain-containing protein — protein sequence MASKADAASPDQLVADIEETRERLAHTVDALIDRTSPKNIARRNLESIKSQFIDESGSPRFDTILPVVGGIVGFAGLIIVIRKAVG from the coding sequence GTGGCAAGCAAGGCGGACGCGGCGTCCCCCGACCAGCTCGTCGCCGATATCGAGGAGACCCGCGAGCGACTCGCGCACACCGTCGACGCGCTGATCGACCGGACGAGCCCGAAGAACATCGCGCGCCGCAATCTCGAGAGCATCAAGTCTCAGTTCATCGACGAGAGCGGTTCGCCGCGGTTCGACACGATTCTCCCCGTAGTCGGCGGCATCGTCGGGTTCGCAGGGCTCATCATCGTGATCCGCAAGGCAGTCGGCTGA
- a CDS encoding co-chaperone GroES: MSDKLPIRMLHDRLLVSVDGDSGERRSSAGIVIPATASMGRRLSWARVEATGPNVRSVQPGDRVLFDPEDRAEVEVRGDDYILLRERDLHAVAAERIEDGQTGLYL, from the coding sequence ATGAGTGACAAGCTTCCGATCAGGATGCTCCACGACCGACTCCTGGTGTCGGTCGACGGCGACTCCGGCGAGAGACGGTCGTCAGCCGGCATCGTGATCCCCGCAACCGCTTCGATGGGCCGGAGGCTGTCGTGGGCACGAGTCGAGGCGACCGGCCCGAACGTACGCTCCGTCCAGCCCGGCGACCGCGTCCTGTTCGACCCGGAGGATCGCGCCGAGGTGGAGGTACGCGGCGACGACTACATCCTGCTTCGCGAACGCGACCTGCATGCGGTTGCGGCCGAACGTATCGAGGACGGCCAGACCGGCCTCTATCTCTAG
- a CDS encoding FUSC family protein: MPQRDGPLSAWMARLTDRADDRQLVRPLAMGERWDLLRRRVPMIVRLALGTSLAWLIATEVVGHVQPFFAPVAAALTIAAGIGQRRSVVVELVLGVSVGILAGEVLITMIGRGSWQIAVVVALAVAAASLLGLKGMALMQSATSAILIAAVLPVSGTGDPAVARFLDALVGGAVGLVMTAIVPTNPLRDLDREIQSILRGLASILDQVAEAMRLGDAGVAWTALQETRALQPTVEGLGSTSSSALEVARIAPLRWSQREHVRLYTSTVHDIDNAVRDARVLARRVTSMLRHGEDAPEGMDEAVNSLASAVRIFGGDLQDYERFDEAKDELVAAALAATEALSGSGTLNASAVVAQIRSLAADLLFASGWSAADVDKWLQLDD, encoded by the coding sequence ATGCCGCAACGTGACGGTCCGTTGTCCGCCTGGATGGCGAGGCTGACCGACCGGGCCGACGACCGTCAGCTCGTACGCCCCCTTGCGATGGGCGAGCGGTGGGACCTCCTGCGCCGTCGGGTGCCGATGATCGTGCGGCTCGCGCTGGGTACTTCTCTTGCCTGGCTCATCGCTACGGAGGTCGTCGGGCACGTACAACCGTTCTTCGCACCGGTGGCCGCCGCATTGACGATTGCGGCGGGCATCGGTCAGCGTCGCAGCGTCGTCGTCGAGCTGGTCCTCGGGGTGTCGGTCGGCATCCTCGCGGGCGAGGTCCTGATCACGATGATCGGCCGCGGTTCGTGGCAGATCGCCGTCGTTGTGGCGCTCGCCGTCGCCGCGGCGTCACTGCTCGGGCTGAAGGGCATGGCTTTGATGCAGTCGGCCACGTCGGCGATTCTGATCGCCGCGGTCCTGCCCGTCTCAGGCACGGGTGATCCCGCGGTGGCGCGGTTCCTCGATGCCCTGGTCGGCGGCGCGGTCGGCCTCGTGATGACCGCGATCGTACCCACGAACCCGCTGCGCGACCTCGACCGCGAGATCCAGTCGATTCTCCGCGGACTGGCGTCGATCCTCGATCAGGTCGCCGAGGCGATGCGATTGGGTGATGCCGGCGTCGCGTGGACGGCGCTGCAGGAGACGCGCGCACTGCAGCCGACGGTCGAGGGCCTCGGCAGTACGAGCTCCTCGGCATTGGAGGTTGCGCGCATCGCTCCGCTGCGTTGGAGCCAACGAGAGCACGTACGTCTGTACACCAGCACCGTGCACGACATCGACAACGCCGTACGAGATGCGCGCGTACTCGCGCGGCGGGTGACGTCGATGCTGCGCCACGGCGAGGACGCACCCGAGGGCATGGACGAAGCGGTCAACTCGCTGGCGTCGGCTGTGCGCATCTTCGGCGGCGATCTGCAGGACTACGAGCGCTTCGACGAGGCGAAGGACGAGCTCGTTGCGGCCGCGCTGGCGGCGACGGAGGCTCTGTCCGGATCGGGCACGCTCAACGCATCCGCCGTCGTTGCCCAGATCCGTTCGCTTGCGGCCGACCTCTTGTTCGCATCAGGCTGGTCCGCCGCCGACGTCGACAAGTGGCTGCAGCTCGACGACTGA
- a CDS encoding DUF1772 domain-containing protein, which translates to MDAIRTAALILATLSTGLTAGVFGLYAHTVMPGLASTDDRTFVGAFQAMDRAILNPMFLGFGFMGSLIFSGAAAGTQIGQDALPWTVGALALYLVAFVVTFVVNLPLNDALKAAGDPDQITSLASVRRDFDEARWRRWNNVRAWTSTLAFALLCWALVVHGQSI; encoded by the coding sequence ATGGACGCCATTCGTACCGCCGCATTGATCCTCGCCACCTTGTCGACCGGGCTGACCGCGGGCGTGTTCGGGCTGTACGCCCATACCGTCATGCCGGGGCTCGCATCGACCGACGACCGTACCTTCGTCGGAGCCTTCCAGGCGATGGACCGCGCGATCCTGAACCCGATGTTCCTGGGCTTCGGCTTCATGGGCTCGCTGATCTTCTCCGGTGCAGCCGCGGGTACGCAGATCGGGCAAGACGCTCTGCCGTGGACGGTCGGAGCACTCGCGCTCTACCTCGTTGCCTTCGTCGTCACCTTCGTGGTGAACCTGCCTCTGAACGACGCACTCAAGGCCGCCGGAGACCCCGACCAGATCACGAGTCTCGCTTCGGTGCGCCGCGACTTCGACGAGGCGCGCTGGCGCAGGTGGAACAATGTTCGCGCCTGGACCTCCACGCTGGCATTCGCCCTACTGTGCTGGGCCCTGGTCGTACACGGTCAGAGCATTTGA